From Pedobacter indicus, a single genomic window includes:
- the rho gene encoding transcription termination factor Rho: protein MDINELNAKLVSELREIAKTIGIKEADKLRKQELIKRIVENGGDDTNQEQVPTSAEPEKARPRSRKSSNESSSTSQQISAFPATNEEKTEEHSQEKPRKRTRLVKPIRSTEDHKTERSSAPHADSRTPEPTPRSTEEKQHPQTEKQDRKTSNNKGDQASNSGSSISALDFDNVIANEGVLEIMPDGYGFLRSSDYNYLTSPDDIYVSQSQIKLFGLKTGDTVRGSIRPPKEGEKYFPLVRVESINGQNPAEVRDRVPFDYLTPLFPTERFKLYNGANNYSTRIIDLFTPIGKGQRGLIVAQPKTGKTMLLKDVANAIAKNHPEAYLIILLIDERPEEVTDMARSVRAEVVASTFDEPAERHVKIANIVLEKAKRMVECGHDVVILLDSITRLARAYNTVAPASGKILSGGVDANALHKPKRFFGAARNIEHGGSLTILATALIDTGSKMDEVIFEEFKGTGNMELQLDRKLSNKRVFPAIDLTASSTRRDDLLHDKETIQRIWVLRNHLADMNSNESMEFLLQQLRGTRDNDEFLISMNR from the coding sequence ATGGATATTAATGAATTGAACGCGAAGCTTGTGTCTGAGCTACGCGAAATCGCCAAAACAATTGGGATAAAGGAAGCCGACAAACTGAGAAAACAAGAGCTCATTAAAAGAATTGTCGAAAATGGAGGGGATGACACAAACCAGGAGCAGGTACCAACGAGTGCCGAACCTGAAAAGGCAAGACCACGTTCACGGAAAAGCAGCAATGAGTCAAGCTCAACTTCACAACAAATCTCTGCCTTTCCGGCTACAAACGAAGAGAAAACAGAGGAACACTCACAGGAAAAGCCTCGGAAACGAACGAGATTGGTAAAACCAATTCGATCGACAGAGGATCACAAAACAGAAAGATCATCAGCACCGCATGCTGACAGCCGAACACCTGAACCTACCCCACGCAGCACAGAGGAAAAGCAGCATCCACAAACAGAAAAACAAGACCGAAAAACTTCTAACAACAAAGGTGACCAAGCTTCAAACAGCGGCAGTTCCATCTCTGCATTAGATTTTGATAACGTTATTGCCAACGAAGGGGTACTCGAAATCATGCCTGACGGTTATGGTTTCTTAAGATCATCCGATTATAATTACCTGACTTCGCCTGACGACATCTATGTGTCGCAGTCACAAATCAAGTTATTCGGACTTAAAACGGGTGATACTGTCCGCGGAAGCATCCGCCCGCCGAAAGAAGGAGAGAAGTACTTTCCATTGGTTCGGGTTGAATCTATCAACGGGCAAAATCCAGCAGAAGTTCGGGATCGTGTACCTTTTGATTACTTGACACCGCTATTCCCTACCGAACGGTTTAAACTATATAACGGCGCCAATAATTATTCAACCCGGATTATCGACCTGTTCACCCCTATCGGTAAAGGTCAACGCGGACTGATCGTCGCTCAACCAAAAACGGGTAAAACAATGCTTTTAAAGGATGTTGCGAATGCAATCGCTAAGAATCATCCAGAAGCATACCTAATTATCCTCCTGATCGATGAGCGACCGGAAGAAGTAACCGATATGGCAAGAAGTGTTCGTGCCGAAGTTGTAGCTTCAACGTTTGATGAACCAGCTGAACGTCACGTTAAAATTGCAAACATCGTACTCGAAAAGGCAAAAAGAATGGTGGAATGCGGACACGATGTCGTTATCTTATTAGATTCGATCACAAGATTGGCACGTGCATATAATACGGTAGCTCCGGCATCCGGAAAAATTCTTTCCGGTGGTGTTGACGCAAATGCCTTGCACAAACCAAAACGCTTTTTCGGTGCGGCGCGTAACATCGAACACGGTGGCTCTCTAACCATTCTTGCCACAGCGCTGATTGATACCGGCTCAAAAATGGATGAAGTGATCTTTGAAGAATTTAAAGGTACCGGGAACATGGAATTACAATTAGACAGAAAGCTGTCGAATAAACGTGTATTCCCAGCGATCGACTTAACCGCTTCAAGCACAAGAAGGGACGACCTTCTTCACGATAAAGAAACAATCCAACGAATTTGGGTATTAAGAAATCATCTGGCTGATATGAATTCGAATGAATCCATGGAATTCCTCTTGCAACAGTTGAGAGGGACACGCGATAATGACGAGTTTCTTATCAGCATGAACCGTTAA
- the pyrF gene encoding orotidine-5'-phosphate decarboxylase: MTRAELIQEIKTKRSFLCVGLDTDVAKIPEFLLDYEDPVFEFNKRIVEATADLCVAYKPNIAFYEYRGAEGWKSLQKTWSILPDNCFTIADAKRGDIGNTATMYARAFFDEGQGGLGFDSITVAPYMGEDSVKPFLKFEGKWAIVLALTSNEGSADFQNTIDQNGLSLYERVITRTNQWGSEESLMYVVGATRGEAFKKIRKHAPNHFLLVPGVGAQGGSLDDVCRYGMNGDCGLLVNATRSIIYASSGRDFAEKAREEALALQKQMESELVKANVI, from the coding sequence ATGACTAGAGCTGAGTTAATTCAGGAGATAAAAACGAAGCGTTCTTTTCTGTGTGTGGGTCTTGATACGGATGTCGCTAAGATCCCGGAATTTTTATTGGATTATGAAGATCCGGTATTTGAATTTAACAAGAGAATTGTTGAAGCTACTGCCGACTTGTGCGTGGCTTACAAGCCCAATATCGCATTTTATGAATATAGAGGGGCAGAGGGTTGGAAGAGCTTGCAGAAAACCTGGTCTATCTTGCCGGACAACTGTTTTACGATAGCTGATGCAAAAAGAGGGGACATCGGAAATACAGCTACGATGTACGCACGTGCATTTTTCGACGAAGGACAGGGAGGTCTGGGTTTTGATTCGATTACGGTAGCGCCTTATATGGGTGAAGATTCTGTGAAGCCTTTTTTGAAATTCGAGGGGAAGTGGGCGATCGTGCTTGCCTTGACCTCCAATGAAGGAAGTGCAGATTTTCAAAATACGATTGATCAGAATGGTTTGAGTTTATATGAAAGGGTAATTACTCGAACCAATCAATGGGGCAGTGAAGAAAGTTTGATGTATGTTGTAGGGGCCACACGTGGTGAGGCATTTAAAAAGATACGGAAACACGCTCCAAATCATTTCTTATTGGTGCCGGGCGTCGGCGCGCAAGGGGGAAGTCTGGATGATGTTTGCCGTTATGGGATGAATGGTGATTGTGGTTTGCTTGTGAATGCTACACGGTCCATTATCTATGCATCTAGTGGTAGGGATTTTGCAGAAAAGGCCCGTGAGGAAGCACTTGCTCTTCAAAAGCAAATGGAAAGTGAATTGGTGAAAGCGAATGTCATTTAA
- the pssA gene encoding CDP-diacylglycerol--serine O-phosphatidyltransferase, protein MLLSLPNVITCLNLFSGCVGIVFAFNGDLKSAGYAILLAAFFDFFDGLAARALKINSALGKELDSLADVVSFGFLPSVIIFQLIGTSTGSEQQASWLPYTAFILTIFSALRLAKFNIDTRQSDSFIGLPVPSSALVVLSIPYLIEQPGFIGDIFQSTAGLLVLIGVLSLLMISELPLIALKFKSLDIQKNAYQYTLIILSIIFFALFKFAAIGLIIVTYILLSVLKLSTKR, encoded by the coding sequence ATGCTGCTTTCTCTTCCGAATGTCATTACTTGTCTAAATCTTTTTAGCGGGTGCGTCGGGATAGTCTTTGCATTTAATGGAGATTTGAAGAGCGCCGGTTATGCTATTTTATTAGCCGCGTTCTTTGACTTTTTCGATGGTCTGGCAGCGCGCGCTCTGAAAATCAATTCTGCTTTAGGAAAAGAGCTCGACTCCCTGGCCGACGTAGTCAGCTTCGGGTTCTTACCTTCCGTAATTATTTTTCAGCTTATTGGAACTTCCACCGGATCAGAGCAACAAGCTTCTTGGCTTCCATACACAGCATTCATCTTAACCATATTTTCTGCGTTACGTTTAGCCAAATTCAATATCGACACACGCCAAAGTGATAGTTTTATCGGCCTCCCCGTTCCTTCGTCAGCACTTGTTGTCTTATCAATCCCCTACCTGATCGAGCAACCCGGTTTTATTGGGGATATTTTCCAGTCTACTGCTGGCCTTTTGGTTCTCATAGGGGTTTTAAGCCTCTTAATGATTTCAGAATTGCCATTGATTGCACTGAAATTTAAAAGCCTGGATATACAAAAGAATGCTTATCAATATACGCTCATTATCCTTTCCATCATTTTCTTCGCTTTATTCAAATTTGCTGCTATCGGTCTCATTATCGTAACCTACATCCTACTATCTGTATTGAAACTGAGCACAAAACGTTAA
- the sufB gene encoding Fe-S cluster assembly protein SufB, producing MSSEKELLEELTTEEYKYGFTTDIEMEVAPKGLTEDTIRFISAKKNEPEWLLEWRLKAFHYFMGMGIPTWQNFKHPDVDFQDMSYYAAPKAKPKLNSMDEVDPELLDTFNKLGIPLDEQKVLAGVVAVDAVFDSVSVKTTFQKKLKEQGVIFCSFGEAVQEHPDLVKKYLGTVVPSTDNVYAALNAAVFSDGSFVYIPKGVRCPMELSTYFRINAANTGQFERTLIIADDKSYVSYLEGCTAPMRDENQMHAAVVELIAMEDAEIKYSTVQNWFPGDKDGKGGIYNFVTKRGICKGDRSKISWTQVETGSAITWKYPGVILKGDNSVGEFYSVALTRNHQVADTGTKMIHLGKNTRSRIISKGISAGVSQNSYRGLVKIAKGADNARNFTQCDSMLIGDKCGAHTFPYIETKNSTAMLEHEATTSKIGEDQVFYLNQRGIDSEQAVGLIINGYAKEVLNQLPMEFAVEAQKLLAISLEGSVG from the coding sequence ATGAGTTCAGAAAAAGAATTATTAGAAGAATTAACTACCGAAGAATACAAGTACGGGTTTACCACGGATATCGAAATGGAAGTGGCGCCCAAAGGCTTGACCGAGGATACGATTCGTTTTATTTCCGCGAAGAAGAATGAGCCGGAATGGTTACTCGAGTGGAGACTCAAAGCCTTCCATTATTTTATGGGAATGGGTATACCGACCTGGCAAAACTTTAAGCATCCTGACGTTGATTTTCAGGATATGTCCTATTATGCTGCACCGAAGGCTAAGCCTAAGTTGAACAGTATGGATGAAGTTGATCCGGAATTATTGGATACTTTCAATAAGCTGGGTATTCCATTGGATGAACAGAAGGTGTTGGCAGGAGTGGTAGCGGTGGACGCCGTATTCGACTCTGTGTCGGTGAAAACGACCTTTCAGAAGAAGCTGAAGGAGCAGGGTGTTATATTTTGTTCTTTTGGAGAAGCTGTACAGGAACATCCTGATCTTGTGAAGAAATATCTGGGAACGGTTGTTCCGTCGACCGATAATGTTTATGCAGCATTGAATGCGGCTGTTTTTTCTGATGGATCGTTTGTATATATACCAAAGGGAGTAAGGTGCCCAATGGAACTGTCTACCTATTTTAGGATAAACGCGGCGAATACAGGTCAATTTGAAAGGACATTGATCATTGCCGACGATAAATCTTATGTGAGCTATCTGGAAGGCTGTACGGCTCCTATGCGTGACGAAAATCAGATGCACGCGGCGGTTGTTGAGTTGATTGCAATGGAGGATGCTGAGATTAAGTATTCCACGGTGCAGAACTGGTTCCCGGGAGATAAGGACGGGAAAGGTGGTATTTATAACTTTGTGACAAAACGTGGTATTTGCAAAGGGGATCGGAGCAAGATTTCCTGGACTCAGGTGGAAACTGGCTCGGCGATCACATGGAAGTACCCCGGAGTGATATTAAAAGGGGATAACTCGGTCGGTGAGTTCTATTCTGTCGCTTTGACCAGAAACCACCAAGTTGCTGATACTGGTACTAAAATGATCCATTTGGGAAAAAATACCCGTAGCCGGATCATTTCTAAAGGTATTTCGGCAGGGGTTAGTCAGAATAGCTATCGTGGTTTGGTTAAAATTGCCAAAGGAGCCGATAATGCAAGGAACTTTACACAGTGTGATTCCATGTTGATCGGTGATAAGTGTGGCGCACATACCTTCCCTTATATCGAGACCAAAAATAGTACGGCGATGTTGGAGCATGAGGCTACGACATCAAAAATTGGAGAAGATCAGGTGTTTTATTTGAACCAACGAGGAATTGATTCAGAACAGGCAGTAGGTCTTATCATTAACGGCTATGCCAAAGAGGTCCTCAATCAGTTGCCGATGGAGTTCGCCGTGGAAGCACAGAAATTATTGGCGATCTCTTTGGAGGGCAGTGTCGGATAA